A region from the Melioribacter roseus P3M-2 genome encodes:
- a CDS encoding histidine kinase: protein MKTKTVITESQSQSREIKYFLPFILLLAIIAGLNTLQEYFVFHKTRHLFSLFLSNLIYNWYLILLAIAGYFMIRSKIERRLVKAALITIVFTLLIIAHQILQRETDLFFINKADYSGLYDMLIVNPQVWTDYGLCILFVAAFYSIRTRNKIVEKELNLYKMYEEIARVELTDTHSKIQPELIDYALVKIKLLIVNSKYELAEELLTELSDYIRLILYNEENNIDVDSQVLLIKKYIGLRKILYDENIELETEGLNLLREMKPPSYSLFHAIKKLLQKNRTTDANENNNEIIMLDDDNYLEIKLENERITITNSYRKI from the coding sequence ATGAAAACAAAAACCGTTATAACAGAGAGCCAAAGTCAATCGCGCGAGATTAAATATTTTCTTCCGTTTATTTTGCTGCTCGCTATTATTGCCGGATTGAATACGCTGCAGGAATATTTTGTGTTTCATAAAACAAGACATCTTTTCTCGCTTTTTTTGTCGAATCTGATTTATAATTGGTATCTGATACTGCTCGCAATAGCCGGTTATTTTATGATTAGATCAAAGATAGAAAGACGTTTGGTTAAAGCCGCCCTGATTACAATCGTATTTACACTTTTAATTATAGCGCACCAGATTTTGCAACGCGAAACGGATCTGTTTTTTATCAATAAAGCGGATTATTCAGGTTTGTACGATATGTTGATTGTAAATCCCCAGGTTTGGACGGATTACGGACTGTGTATATTGTTTGTCGCCGCGTTTTACTCGATTCGAACGCGTAATAAAATAGTCGAAAAAGAATTAAACCTTTATAAAATGTATGAAGAGATTGCGCGCGTTGAATTAACGGATACGCATTCGAAAATTCAGCCCGAGTTGATTGATTACGCGCTTGTTAAAATTAAATTGTTAATTGTAAATTCGAAATACGAGCTTGCCGAGGAATTGTTGACAGAACTGAGCGATTATATAAGATTGATACTTTATAATGAAGAAAACAATATTGACGTCGATTCGCAGGTTTTACTTATTAAAAAGTATATTGGATTGAGAAAAATATTATACGATGAAAATATAGAGCTCGAGACGGAAGGACTAAATTTATTGCGCGAAATGAAACCGCCTTCTTATTCATTGTTCCATGCGATAAAAAAACTGCTGCAAAAGAATCGAACGACGGACGCAAACGAGAACAACAATGAAATTATTATGTTGGACGACGACAATTATCTGGAAATAAAATTGGAAAACGAAAGAATAACAATTACGAACAGTTACCGGAAGATATAA
- a CDS encoding sensor histidine kinase, protein MKNEYYSRLLIIEAAALTIIALIVALQHYLVFDPGANQNYSLLWHIPFNLFYWHYWLLATPLVFKAVKRFENKAIYGKAVLYFLLPLVIVSLHQVLSAIIIYGFLDFLDVETLVYKRIFRSQWAWVDLVVYFVITVGINITESQKKYQAEEIELWKLKSELTAARLKRLKNQFHPHFVFNTFNTISTLILKREKEKAVEVIENMRSLFKKAAEEGTNKFVAFGEEMSFVKSYLQIEKIRLGKRLEVEYEINKDVSSVLIPPFLLQPLVENSIRHGISKSGDDGVIRISAKRNNNRLEIRVEDNCPGNNGVQTKGSGVGLKIVDRQLSYIFKDDYIFSAEQTQKGFVNRLSIPIIEK, encoded by the coding sequence TTGAAAAACGAATATTATTCGCGTCTGTTAATAATTGAAGCCGCGGCGCTGACGATAATAGCGCTGATAGTTGCATTGCAACATTATCTGGTTTTCGATCCCGGGGCAAATCAAAACTACAGTCTCCTCTGGCATATTCCGTTCAATTTGTTTTACTGGCATTACTGGCTGCTGGCAACGCCTTTGGTTTTTAAGGCTGTAAAACGATTTGAAAATAAGGCGATTTACGGTAAGGCGGTTTTGTATTTTCTGCTGCCTCTGGTTATTGTCTCCTTGCATCAGGTTCTTTCGGCGATAATTATATACGGTTTTCTCGATTTTCTCGACGTGGAAACCCTGGTCTACAAAAGAATATTCAGAAGTCAGTGGGCATGGGTCGATCTTGTCGTCTATTTTGTAATCACAGTCGGCATTAATATAACAGAATCGCAAAAGAAATATCAAGCCGAGGAAATCGAATTGTGGAAGTTGAAATCCGAACTTACCGCCGCTCGTCTGAAAAGATTGAAAAATCAGTTTCACCCTCATTTTGTATTCAATACATTCAATACGATTTCAACGCTTATCTTGAAAAGAGAAAAAGAAAAAGCTGTCGAAGTTATCGAAAATATGAGGTCTTTATTCAAAAAAGCCGCCGAAGAGGGTACGAACAAATTTGTCGCTTTCGGCGAAGAAATGTCGTTCGTAAAAAGTTATTTGCAGATCGAAAAAATTCGTCTCGGCAAGCGACTGGAAGTAGAGTACGAGATAAATAAAGATGTCTCCAGCGTTTTGATTCCGCCTTTTTTACTTCAGCCCCTGGTTGAAAATTCGATTCGACACGGGATTTCTAAATCCGGAGACGACGGAGTTATAAGAATCTCAGCAAAAAGAAATAATAACAGACTTGAGATCAGAGTTGAAGACAATTGCCCGGGGAATAACGGCGTTCAAACAAAAGGCAGCGGAGTAGGTCTCAAAATAGTCGATCGCCAATTGTCTTACATCTTCAAAGACGACTATATTTTCAGCGCCGAACAAACCCAAAAAGGATTTGTGAACCGACTGTCGATTCCGATAATCGAAAAATAA
- a CDS encoding serine hydrolase domain-containing protein: MKHIINYIVFFICAMNLNAQTAIIDRYVKEYNRKNPLTHSVIIYRDGDVLYENYFNNFDSEKLNNLKSVTKSIVSILIGIAIDKGHIESENVKVSELLPELFVGVGDKRKSEITVRDLLTMSAGFQWNNLGGKRRGGWDKSVNPSQYLIQNVPLVNNPGDKWNYNSGLSHLLSVIISRTTGMSSLEFARKYLFDPLGIKEIKWSKANDGVYKGNSELWMKPRDLLKIGMLMLNNGVWENESIVSAEWIEKSTKKYYDGFEQIGGYGYHWHTRKFGEYDSFLAAGWGGQFLIVIPALNTVVVNTSKWNALSSTYMIFDLIDKYLINGYK; encoded by the coding sequence ATGAAGCATATAATAAATTATATTGTCTTTTTTATTTGCGCGATGAATCTCAATGCTCAGACCGCAATAATAGACCGATACGTCAAAGAGTATAACCGTAAAAACCCCCTGACTCACTCGGTAATTATCTATCGAGACGGGGACGTTCTCTACGAGAACTACTTTAATAATTTTGATTCGGAAAAGTTGAATAACCTTAAGTCGGTTACCAAAAGCATTGTTTCGATCCTGATAGGCATTGCAATCGACAAAGGGCATATCGAAAGTGAGAATGTAAAAGTATCGGAGCTGCTGCCCGAATTGTTCGTTGGCGTCGGGGATAAACGCAAGTCGGAAATAACCGTTCGCGACCTGCTTACGATGTCCGCCGGATTTCAGTGGAATAATTTGGGAGGCAAAAGAAGAGGGGGATGGGACAAAAGCGTCAATCCCTCGCAATACTTAATTCAAAACGTTCCGCTTGTAAATAATCCGGGCGATAAGTGGAATTACAACAGCGGATTGTCGCATTTGCTTTCGGTAATTATCAGCAGAACGACCGGAATGAGTTCTCTCGAATTTGCCCGCAAATATCTGTTTGACCCTCTCGGCATTAAAGAAATCAAATGGTCAAAAGCCAACGACGGCGTTTACAAAGGGAATTCGGAACTCTGGATGAAACCCCGGGATTTGCTCAAGATCGGAATGTTGATGTTGAATAACGGCGTGTGGGAGAACGAATCGATCGTTAGCGCCGAATGGATTGAAAAATCGACTAAAAAATATTACGACGGATTCGAACAAATCGGCGGTTACGGATATCACTGGCATACCCGTAAATTCGGCGAGTACGATTCTTTTCTTGCCGCCGGATGGGGAGGACAGTTTTTAATCGTAATCCCGGCATTGAATACCGTAGTAGTAAATACTTCGAAATGGAACGCGCTTAGTTCCACTTACATGATTTTCGACTTAATCGATAAGTATTTGATTAACGGATATAAATAA
- a CDS encoding heme-binding domain-containing protein yields MKLFAKIFIVILIAGFIGIQFIKVDRKNPTVKADLRAPQEVKNILKESCYDCHSNETKWPWYSYIAPLSLLIEKDVVEGRRELNFSEWETYDSKKKAFLMKEIWEEVENDEMPKAVYTLTRPNVRLDSVKKNIIKKWTTGY; encoded by the coding sequence TTCGCAAAAATATTTATCGTAATCCTGATAGCGGGATTTATCGGAATCCAATTTATCAAAGTAGACCGCAAAAATCCTACGGTAAAAGCCGACTTGAGAGCGCCGCAGGAGGTTAAAAATATATTGAAGGAATCGTGCTACGATTGTCATTCGAACGAAACTAAATGGCCCTGGTATTCTTATATCGCGCCTCTATCGCTGCTAATCGAAAAAGACGTCGTCGAAGGCAGAAGAGAACTTAATTTTTCCGAATGGGAAACATACGACTCCAAAAAGAAAGCTTTTCTGATGAAGGAAATCTGGGAAGAAGTTGAAAACGACGAAATGCCGAAAGCCGTTTATACTTTAACCAGACCTAACGTCAGACTCGACTCTGTCAAAAAAAATATTATTAAAAAATGGACGACCGGCTATTGA